In Desulfobaccales bacterium, the genomic window GTGGCGTCCATTTCCATGGCCCATATCCCCGGCGCCACCTGCTTCGGCTGGGGACCGAGGGACATGTTCAGGCAATCGGCAAGGGAATGGGCGGGATCGGCGGAAAAAAGTAGAATCCGTTTCCCGGTGTAGGCACGGGCCAGACGCAGGGCCGTGGCGCAGGCCAGGGTGGTCTTGCCGACCCCGCCTTTTCCTGCAAAAACAAGCATCGCCATATCCGGCGTCGGCAGGGGGATGGGGCTGTCCACGCGGGACGTTAACGGAGGCGGGGATAACGGGGCTTCTCCGGTGGACGGCGCTACTTCCTTCAGACCTTCCCAGAAGGAGCGGAGCGATTCCATGCCGCGTATTTCCTCGGGATACAGGGGAACCCCCCAGAGCCGGAGCTTGGAAAAAGCCGGCTCCTTGGAGATGCGGGCCAGCTCCTGCAACTGGCGGGTGCGGATATGACGGCAGGTGAGACACGTACTTTCCGGGCACAGGCGGTTGATGACCACATCCGCGACGCCAATGCGGAGGCGCTGCAATTCCCGGATCAGATCCAGCGTCTCCTCGATGCTCAAGGCCTCGGCCAGCATGACCGGGACAAACCGGCACTGCTGATGATCCTTGAGGAGCTTTTCCATCTCCTTGACGTCAGCAGCAAGTCCCTCGATGAAATGATCGAGGTCGTCCCGCTCATAAGATCCCCGGAAGAGCTTTTTCATGTACCGGTTTTTGGCCAGGAGCGCGTCGAGGGCCTCCAGCCACTTCCGGATCATCTCGGGCATTTCCATGAGGCGCAGGGTATGCCCCGTCGGCGCCGTATCCATGATGATCCCATTATATGTTCCTTCCTTGACCCAGAGGCTGATCTCCAGGAAGGCCATGAGCTCGTCCATCCCCGGCAGGGAAAGCTCCATAAAACGATTGATGTCCTCTTCATCCAGGAAGGTCCCCCGGGAGGCGATTGCCCGGAGTCGCTGCCGGTTTTTATCTTGGAAGTCGTGGAGATAGGCCGGTGCGTCCAATTCCAGGACCTTCAGATTCGGGGGCGGCTCGGCCCCGGAGAAACTGTCTTGAAGGGAATGGGCGGGATCGGTGGAAACGAGAAGCAGGGATCTCCCAGGATGACGGAGGGCGAGCTCCAGTGCCGTTGCCGCCGCCGCCGTGGTTTTCCCCACACCGCCCTTGCCGCCGAACAGCAGAAGCCGCATGTTTCCATCGGTCAAAAAACCCGGTTCTTCTGAAACACCGCGCATCGATCCTTAACCTCATTTACGTATCACAACCATTTCGTCTTCTTCGTCTTCTTCTTTTCCGCCGTCTGCCCGCTCCTTGATGGCGTCGAGGCGGTCGAGGAGGGACTTTTCGGCGGCGCTAAATTCCGCTTCCGTCATCTGTCCCGTCTCTAACATCATGTATAGGTCGCTGAGTTTGGCAGTGATGGCGTCTGCCTCGTTGGCCTGTTCTTCTTCGGCGGCGTGGTGGATCTCCTTGAAAATCCAGAAGAGGCCTCGGGCGGGCGCCATGAGGATGTCATCGATCAGGAACATTTCTACCTCCGCAGGGACGATGGTGAATGCGGGCCCCCGTCGGGGAAGATCTTCAGGAGCGGAGTTCCACGTCCACAAAATTGTGAGGCGCCCAGGGTCCGTTGAAATCGAA contains:
- a CDS encoding ArsA family ATPase; the protein is MRGVSEEPGFLTDGNMRLLLFGGKGGVGKTTAAAATALELALRHPGRSLLLVSTDPAHSLQDSFSGAEPPPNLKVLELDAPAYLHDFQDKNRQRLRAIASRGTFLDEEDINRFMELSLPGMDELMAFLEISLWVKEGTYNGIIMDTAPTGHTLRLMEMPEMIRKWLEALDALLAKNRYMKKLFRGSYERDDLDHFIEGLAADVKEMEKLLKDHQQCRFVPVMLAEALSIEETLDLIRELQRLRIGVADVVINRLCPESTCLTCRHIRTRQLQELARISKEPAFSKLRLWGVPLYPEEIRGMESLRSFWEGLKEVAPSTGEAPLSPPPLTSRVDSPIPLPTPDMAMLVFAGKGGVGKTTLACATALRLARAYTGKRILLFSADPAHSLADCLNMSLGPQPKQVAPGIWAMEMDATADFVALKNQYRKELAQFLSRLMPNLDLTFDREVMERIMDLSPPGIDELMALAAVMDFLTPEGYDLLVLDASPTGHLIRLLELPEVIEGWLKAFFSLFLKYRKIFRLPGISERLVKLSKDLKRLRAILRDPSQAALYATSILTEMSFAETTDLVAACRRLEIPVPCLFLNMATPDGPDPLCRSLFQRESAVREKFALTFPGISRSVVYRQSDPRGIDSLNALGQILYQ
- a CDS encoding gas vesicle protein GvpG; this translates as MFLIDDILMAPARGLFWIFKEIHHAAEEEQANEADAITAKLSDLYMMLETGQMTEAEFSAAEKSLLDRLDAIKERADGGKEEDEEDEMVVIRK